A stretch of DNA from Cottoperca gobio chromosome 18, fCotGob3.1, whole genome shotgun sequence:
ATTCTTGTATAGGTAACCGACACAAACCATTCATTCTCATCTCTCTGCAAAGGCAAAGCAAGAaccattttgtaaaataaagctGTATTTTTTCATATAGAGACTCAACAGTATTAAACGTATGCTGCTATATATACTTGTATGATGTGTAAAAACTATTGATGTGATTGTcccaatgtatgtgtgtaaactattctcacatttttattaaagcaTAAAATACCATTACATGCCCTTTGTTGCTCTTACAGGAAGTGGGTTGCGTATCAAAGTAGTGTTCcatgtattcaaatgtaaaattagAAAAGTACAAAGTGCCTGTAactcattgtttatttattaaatccaccttgaacacaacatgcaAAGAAAGTTCAGGAGCAAAGCCAATCTCGTacaaaaacagaattaaaagTGGTCGACAGgttttgattacatttcagCCAGTTATGACATACACTGAACTTACAGTAAGTCACCGATAAGTGGAATAAATTATTTGCTGTGTGAAATTAAAGACTTGATGGTTATTGTACATGTCATGAATTTCTCAAGCATGTACAGAGGGAAACAGCAGCTTCTGTGGTTTTTGTACAATGAGGATGTGTTTGTGGATTGGTTGGTGGCACTTTATGTCCTCAAAGATATCAGTTTCTCCAACAGTGTATCTTTGTTGGCACCAGAGAACTCGTCCACCTGAAAGACGGTACAGAAAGGAGGATTAAAGAGGGATTTACGTTCACATCTAACTTGTGAAGAAAGGAGCACatttataagtgtgtgtgtgtaataaaaaaagggaGTGAGTATTGGAGAGAAATtcaccaggtggccagaaacatgtCTCCAAGTGAATGATAATCTGTATAACCGTTTGTTGATGCCAACATTACAACAAGTGATAATAGCAATAGTTCCATCATAGCTGTATATTTCCACGCTTACCTTTTCTCCATTCTTGTAAAAGTGGAATGTGGGCATGCAGTTAATATTGCATTCTGCACTCACATCctgaaaagagcaaaacaaacgGAGTGAGATCGATGGAACAGGTCAAACCACTGCTACACCCTGAGGACTGTACAAGGATATGGATGATGTAAATGGACCAAACCGATCAGGAAGTGCCTGAGGCTGTAAGGAATTAAAGATATTAGACTCACTCAAGCCACAAATGTCTATAGTGTAAACAACTTGTAAACTGCTGCCAGGCTGGACTGTAAAAACATCTCGGATGTAGGATgcgagtcactgtagctccactCTGCCTCCAgtacagaaggagaagaagtacagctgtctgactcggggctcgtcaacattacatccatcacccctgcacgttttgataacagaccgtacagcccccagctagtgccacagtaaacacacagctcTCTAAACCCACGTGAAGATTAGAAGATAGCAGTGTTATGTAGACCGACTGGTCTAAATTAACGGACAGACTTATACAGGagtgaagaaatacacagtaaactAGGAGAGATTTAGAAttcaacaaacacaataaactgGTTAACATACTCtactctttttaaataattaatgaatttagattgcatggacccagtagtagaggtgtaCTGCCCCGTATTTATGTGGAGCAGATtgcacattgcacctttaacaaTGCAGTTAATATTGAAGGCTCACAGGTTATTTATTAGCAATATTATGTCCAGATATCAGGTCACAATGTTATAGCACtgagaccaaaaaaaaaaaaaaacgtagcACTTTAGTCACATGAGCCAGCTGTGGCTCCACATGGGCAGGTGAAATGGATTTCATGAATAGTCCACATTGCTTTGAGTGTTAATAACATGGCTACCCACCCTTCAAATCCAGTAAAAAGGACAATTACGTTAATCCTCTCGCAAAACCCCACACCTTCCTTTACAAGTCCCAAAAAAGATAGTCAACTTTTACAGATGTGGTTGACATACTGGATATTTTGGACTTCTAAAATGCTGTATTGATCAGGAACAGCGTTAACTAGTTCCGGTTTAATGGCTGGTGCTGGTGCGTTGGGATCTCTGTACGAGCAGCAGTTGCAGTAAGCCTATTGGTGCTTCAAGCTTAAAACattgttgaaataaaaacactcactTCAGCGTCATCCACGTCCACCTTCAGGAAAACCACATTCACGTTCTCAGCAGTAGTAGACTGCTTCTGCAAGAGAGTCAACCTACGAGTATTAATACAACTCAGAATACCTGCTTCCACATGATCATGAGACAACCTTCATAAAACATAATCTTACTATccaaacaattaaaatatgGCTTTGGACAAGACTTTAGTGCCAAAATCATCTACTTACATGGAACTCTGGGCTAATCTGTTTACAGGGCCCACACCAGGTGGCTGTGAAGTCCACCACCACCAGCTTGTCTCCAGCATCCTTCAGGGCAGCCCTGAACTCCTCCTACggaaaatgaaaacagattttatACTTGGTCAAACTGATGGATTAACGAACCTAAACGCAGTTATTGCATCTTATATTTGAAAACTAACATTGTTGACATGCACTGTGTTTTACTTATTGCTGGGGGTTTGTCTCATGATCATTATCTGCAGTTAATTACTGAAAGCTTTCACTTTGATACCACGCCAGACaaagatctgtgtgtgttacagatcacAAAGAAAAGACTTAACCACCATCATCATTGTTATATAGCCTACTTTGAATTACGCACAAAGTATGAATCATATCGCAATATCAGTCAAACATAATCTCAATTAGATATGTTTTCCATATTGCtcatataacaaaaacaaagttaatcTCACAATTAAAACTGGCTATGCTTAATAGTTATAATCATGTGGTGAACTACTAAACTGTATTTTCTATAATGGTTGCTAAATATGTAAACTGGTCAACACAACATACggagtttaatatttaatgtgaaataaagtcTGGGTAAGTACATTACTGTCCCCTCATCCTCTAACACTCGGTATGGCCTGTCAGTCAACTAGTGTAGTAGATGTTAGCTACAAGTTGTTATAGCTTTAGCATCTCTAGCaaacaaccaaaaacacaacTAGGGTCTCATTGAGATGATGTGGCATTGTTTCTAAAAACATTATGAGTCAGTCAAACACTGGGCTTCACGCGACTGGTCCACCCGCGTGTCTATGAGAGCGTGAAGGTCCACAGTAACACACATGGTGGCGGCTAACGTTTTTCACGCTGAATCATCCAGCCACGTAGTGCCATTAAGCGCACTCGGAGCTCCTACCTccgttatatttatattaagttATGACCATAGGCATTTATTTACCCAACGTATCTCGACAAAACCCAAGAAAATAAACTCCTAATATTGAAACTGTCACGGCGGAAGAAACGGGCGCGTGCCTGGCCGATCATCATTTTTCCAACGGTTGATGATGCTAAAAAAAGACCGTTGGTGTGTTACAATTGTGACTTTTAACAGAGGTAAACAATAAAAAGCTACAAAACAAGCTAGACATAACTTACCAGATTGTTGATATCGACAACCACCATGACAGCTGTTGTGTGAACGTGCTTCGAGATGAACAACGAACGGCTAAATATGGAATACGTTACTCCAGAGGACACGCCGCGATTTTATGGCGGCCGCATCAAGCGAATCGACCAACCAAAGCGGAAGTGATGCCCTTTAGAAATAAAAGTTGCTCTCATTGTTACACAGCGTTGAAGTGATAGGTGCGTGATGTGGTTGTGATTCACagtttatattgtttgtttttgtttttgcattgtcCATTGCAAAGCTTTTtctgatacattttttttattttattttgaaggtcgTCAGTGAAGTAATATATTCCATTTCGTTGCTTTACGCTCATATTGTCATGCgcaatacatttatacaaaataggctacttttttcttcttcttttttaaatcaatgtcCTAAGTATTGGTCTTATTTCAATAATTACAGGGAAAGTGGTTAAACAATCATTCAAGTCACAATGACTTGACACATTATTGGTTTACCGTAAACGACTGAAGTGAGCGCAGCTCAATTTCAATGTGCACGTACGGTtttttcttcagcttcatttggACTGTTTCCAAACATGTGGTCAACAATAGTATTACATATATTTTCTTaagttatatatattcttacacaacaaataaaatatatattttttaattttggtCATTTACACCAATTCATAGAACCAAATCTTTTTccatatactatattataaggATGTCTTCTTAACAGTAAATCTTCTCCACTTTGGTATAGAAGCATCAACATTTGCATACCTGTCTGGACCAGACTGATAGATATGCAAAACAAATTACTGACATTTTGGACTTTGGACTGTATAAGGGCCTGGGTAGTGTCTAAAAATAAAGTcctgatcaaataaaaatatgcaCTTGGCAACAGGAGGCTAACAGTGCCTGCTGTATTATCTAgaccaggggttcccaaaccttctgtggccaaggcacaccaaagaccaagccaaaatctcaaggcatacctgtgttcatatccgggtaaaatcccctctctaacacatagtatcactgttatcactctgtgaacatttatttagcctagtccttgtaagaagctaacTTTAAAAATTTGTTTGAGTACTGTGTCGCAGCATATGAGGAAGACATGCTCATTTGTGTCTCTAATCCTGATCCTTTAAAGTAAAATGggtttttattttgcctttattcTTTAAATGCATTACAAAAGAAACGTGTCTTACCATGAATACATATTCAAAACCTAGCAGAACGCTCCAGTCTCATGAAACCATCTGAATTTTAAAGAATGAATAGTTTCAGTCTCAACTTTCTAACAATGACCTAACGctaaaatgtataaatcacattttgtaACATGTTAATATGAAAATAGCTGGTTAGTTGTaagtgtttattgttaaatcctTCATGTATGAATTCTGTAATAACGCGTCAGTAATTAATAATacagattcttcttctttgatcCACATCAGATTGCGACAATAGCCTTGCCGACGTTTTCTCCCTTCAGTATCCCCATGAAAGCAGCTGGCATCTTCTCAAAGCCTTGTGTGATGTGCTCCCGACACTGCAGTTTGCCCTGCAGATGCAGAATAAataaactgatttaaaaaaatggcaCTGAAGCAGAAACATGGGCATCCCTACTAATCGAGATAAAATCTTTACTGAAGACACACACGAACAATTCATCATCTGAGAAGGTTTCACTTTATCCAAATCCAAGCACCTTTCAATCATTTTCAAGCTTTTACAGGACTTTACAGCTGcggtaaataaatacatcactTCTTAATCACATTTAAATCAGATGCTATTGTGCTATAAACAACCAAAATTATGTTTGGTGACACCTGTTTGAGGCGTGGTGTCATTGTAGGTGGAAATAGCTCCACACACGGCGATTCTTCCAAAATTCTTCATCTGTTGCAAGGCAACACTTGAGGAAGGACCTCCCACCTAAAACGAAGAAGTGTCCgtttttaaagtttgaaacatttagcccaaagtgttaaagtaaaaattagaaagaaacagaaagtagaGCATAAATATGAAGGACACTTTACGAGCATGGAGCTACACCACCACTGCTTACATTTTCAAAGAAGCAGTCATATCCGTCTGGAGAAGCTTTCTTCAGTGTCTCCTCCAGGGAGCCAACAGTCTTGTAGTTGAAGGCCTCGTCTTGCGGCCAGTCAGGCATGATGGGAATGAGGTCAGTCCCGTCACAGACTGTGTGGGTTCTCCAGCCACAACGACCAATAACATGGCTTCCCACAGGAAATGCTGGGTTATTACTTTGAATCACtctacagaaaaacaaaacaacagaagaagaaagaaagcatcTGTCAATTAAGTGTCTCGCCTCGTCCAACTTCCGTCCATGGTGGCAGTGAGCTTTTAAAGtttgcaaaaacagaaaattaaattgaaaatagaattaaaaaataaatatatttagtgtgTTGTAGTATCCTAGACAACTGTATGACATCAAACCATGTGGCAGATGACTTTTATGCACTTTGGTTTAAAACGTTAAGAAAATGTATACCATGTGTGTTCAAGAGAGTTGTTTTGAGGTTGTTCAGAAAGTTTGATCAGAGGGAGCTCCTCCACCTTGAGCTCAAGGTCGCTGTCCTTCGGGAAGCCGTCAAAGTGCTTGGTCAGGCTCCATGTCTTAGCTTGGACCATGATTGTTGTTTGGGCCAGCTGTGAGAGATGGAGTAGTCACAGAAAGTAACAGTTGTTGAAGCGATGATATGCCCAGAGCTGTGCAAAATACAAGACCTGTTAGATGTACTACCCAGTTACTAATAAGTGAATTAAAGTAAAAGCTATGATCACTTATTCATTAAATCCTACTTGAATCATGCAGGTGAGAAAAAGGTTACATTCAGTAAGACAATTCAACTCAATGTAGGTGTGTGAAAACCTCCTCTCCTATGCTAGCAGGTAATCTAATTCGTTTGAGCATGTTACATTAAATACAGCCCTATAAAAGTTATCCATATAACTTACCAGATTTCGTTATCCACAAAGAaatggcagaagaagaagtgaactcaCTGAGAACAGAAGCGGCAGCAGCGGGTTGTTGAACGCgtgggaggagagaaggtgggAGTCGTGCTTCAATCCTTCAATCTGATTGGTTGGAGGTTTAACGCAACCTCCAACGTATGACGGAGAACGTCACGTCGTTCCTGCGTGACGACGTGCCGTCAGTTTGGATGTTTGGCGCGGGTAGATAACTTGCTGGGACGGGATGCTAACAAAACGGAATTCCTAAATAAAATTGTAAGTTGCTTTTTGACAAATTTGACTTTTGTTGGTAATATTATAAGAATACATTGCTTTTGACACAGCTGCCAAGAGCCAGGGGAGTTGGTAGGCTAGTTATAACTACTTTCTCGCTATTAGCTGGCTAATGTACTGCAACTAGTTAGCTACTAAGCTAACTGTAGAGACCGCTGTGAAGGATCTGTTTGTATGCTAAACACAAGAGACAGCGACAACTGTTTTATGTTGTTAGCAATATATGAAGTTTTCTTAACGAGCGACTTGTAACTTGTGGTAAAGATTGAGGAGTCTGTAAATTAGCTAATTGTACTGTAAAGTTGCTTGTGATAAAGATTCAATTTAGCTGGTGACTTTAAGTTGGAGTTGAAAGACAATACATGTATGTTAGTGATTTCATCTGGTATTGAGAATGAACCTTTTATACATGACTGAATACAGTTTCTCCTTTTTCCAGGAAGAGGAAATCAGGATACTATCACTTTTAAAGTTTCCATTCAGCACCATGTGAATCGTCTTATGAAGGGAATTCTTGTATAGGTAACCGACACAAACCATTCATTCTCATCTCTCTGCAAAGGCAAAGCAAGAaccattttgtaaaataaagctGTATTTTTTCATATAGAGACTCAACAGTATTAAACGTATGCTGCTATATATACACTTGTATGATGTGTAAAAACTATTGATGTGATTGTcccaatgtatgtgtgtaaactattctcacatttttattaaagcaTAAAATACCATTACATGCCCTTTGTTGCACTTACAGGAAGTGGGTTGCGTATCAAAGTAGTGTTCcatgtattcaaatgtaaaattagAAAAGTACAAAGTGCCTGTAactcattgtttatttattaaatccaccttgaacacaacatgcaAAGAAAGTTCAGGAGCAAAGCCAATCTCGTacaaaaacagaattaaaagTGGTCGACAGgttttgattacatttcagCCAGTTAAGACATACATGAAATCAATTATTTGCGGTGTGAAATAGAAAAGTTGATTGTTATAGTACACAACATGAAACAGGAATTTCTCAAGCATGTACAGAGGGAAACAGCGGCTTTTATACAATGAGGATGCGTTTGTGGCGCTTTATGTCCTCAAAGATTTCAGTTTCTCCAACAGTGCATCTTTGTCGGAGCCAGAGAACTCTGCCACCTGAAAGACGGTACAGAAAGGAGGATTAAAGAGGGATTTACCCCCCACCCACAATGATTAGTTACTTAATATTTTAGAAATTAAGTTAATTCATAAAATCAAAgcattcatttgtgttttccCCACTTTGAAACAAGTCTGGGACTTGTACATGAGCTCTGTCACTCGTGAATTTCATTTGTACGCAAGAAAATGCCACAAATCTCTCGTACCAGCTACTTAACAAAATCTGTTTTCTTGCATGAGGCTCATTGTTTCCAGCCTCAGCAGAAAGCTATAATGAACAGACTAACGGCAAAAGTTCACATTTAACTTGTGAAGAAAGGAGCACATTtatacgtttgtgtgtgtaataaaaaaagggaGTGAGTATTGGAGAGAAATtcaccaggtggccagaaacatgtCTCCAAGTGAATGATAATCTGTATAAACGTTTGTTGATGCCAACATTACAACAAGTGATAATAGCAATAGTTCCATCATAGCTGTATATTTCCACGCTTACCTTTTTTCCATTCTTGTAAAAGTGGAACGTGGGCATGCTGTTAACCTTGGATTTTTCACTCGCATCctgaaaagagcaaaacaaacgGAGTGAGATCGATGGAACAGGTCAAACCACTGCTACACCCTGAGGACTGTACAAGGATATGGATGATGTAAATGGACCAAACCGATCAGGAAGTGCCTGAGGCTG
This window harbors:
- the LOC115023452 gene encoding thioredoxin-like, with translation MVVVDINNLEEFRAALKDAGDKLVVVDFTATWCGPCKQISPEFHKQSTTAENVNVVFLKVDVDDAEDVSAECNINCMPTFHFYKNGEKVDEFSGANKDTLLEKLISLRT
- the LOC115024001 gene encoding prostaglandin reductase 1-like; translated protein: MVQAKTWSLTKHFDGFPKDSDLELKVEELPLIKLSEQPQNNSLEHTCFLFLQTLKAHCHHGRKLDEARHLIDRCFLSSSVVLFFCRVIQSNNPAFPVGSHVIGRCGWRTHTVCDGTDLIPIMPDWPQDEAFNYKTVGSLEETLKKASPDGYDCFFENVGGPSSSVALQQMKNFGRIAVCGAISTYNDTTPQTGGKLQCREHITQGFEKMPAAFMGILKGENVGKAIVAI